Genomic window (Clostridia bacterium):
CGAAAGCCTCGGCGAAAGCGTAGAGGCCGCCCGCCGCCTCCGGCGAGGGGGCAAACTCCCGGTCGGCGGCTTCCTCCCCGGATGCCGAGGCCAGGTACCGCTCGTAAAAGGCGGTGAGGCCGGGAACCCAACCGGGGGAATCCGGCGCGAAATGCCAGCCTTCCGGCGCCTCCCGCAAAAGACCCAGGCGGACGAGCAACCCCAGGAACTGATTGGTAAAGAATTCTTGGCGGCTCCGGCGGGGCAGCTGCGGCCAGTGCGGAACTACGGGCATGCACCGGGCGATGAGTTCCAGGGCCGCATCCGGAGTGGAAAAAGGAAGGCTGCCGATACCGGTAACCGTGAAGGGCCTCAGCTTACCGTCTGAGGGCATGGCTCACCGCCCCGATTCGTCCTGAAGATAGTCCCAGCAAATCTGCGCCAGGAGGGCCGCACCCAAGGGAAGCGCCTCCTCGTCCAGATCAAAGCAGGGGTGGTGCCAGGGGTAGTTGGGACCCTGAGGCTTACCCACACCCAGGTCGAAGTGCACCGCCGGCCGCGCCTGGGCGAAGTAGGCAAAGTCTTCGCTGCCCATGGCCGGCAGGGGTAGGCGCAGGGCGCGCTCCCCGCCCACCACCTGACGGCACGAGCGCTCCACCAAGCCCAGCAGCTCGGCATCGTTGACCAGAAGGGGATAACCTTCCTGGTAGTCCAACTCATATGAGGCTCCGTAGGCCAGGGCCACGCCGTCCAGAAGCCGCCGCATGAGTTCGGGCACCTGGCGCCGCACCTCCGGGGAAAGGGCGCGCACGGTCCCGGTCATCACCACTTCTTCCGCTACCACGTTGCTCTTTACCCCGCCCCGCACGGTTCCGATGCTCAGTACCACCGGCTCCAGGGGATTGATGAGCCGGCCGGGAAGGCTCTGCAAGGCCAGTACCGCGTGCGCGGCCACCACAATGGCGTCCACCGCCAGGTGGGGAGAGGAGCTGTGACCGCTCTTTCCCCGCACCGTGAGGGTGAAACTGTCCACCGAGGCCATGGCCACCCCTGCTTTCAGCCCCACCGCCCCTACCGGCAGGTGAGGATTGACGTGCAGGGCCACCACCGCGTCTACCGCCGGATTGGAAAGCACCCCTGCCCGGAGCATGGCCAGGGCCCCTCCCGGCGGGGTTTCCTCGCAGGGTTGAAAGATCAGCTTCACCGTGCCCGGCAACTCCTGACGCACTTCGGCCAGCAGGCAGGCCGCCCCCAGGGCTATGGCTACGTGGGCGTCGTGGCCGCAGGCGTGCATTACCCCCGGCCGCACGGAGGCAAAGGGCAGGTCGGTCCTTTCCGTAATCGGCAGGGCGTCCATGTCTGCCCGAACGGCTATCCCCTTTGCCCGCCGGTTTCCCCACAGCACGCCCACCACACCGGTACCGGCAATACCGGTCTGCACCTCCAGGCCGGCTTCCTTCAATACTTCGGCCACCAGCCGGCCGGTCTCCCACTCCTGAAAGCCCAGTTCCGGGTGCTGGTGGATACGACGACGCCACGCGATTATCTGCGGTTTCAGTTTCTCCGCCTGGAACCGAAACCGGGAACCCACGTTCTCTCACCACCGCTCATAGCCTTCGGCTCCTCGACGGTACTCCCGCTTCTCTTTACCGCTCAGCTCCAACAGGTAGAGGATCTTGCTCGCCGCCTCCAGGCAGGTGGTCCACTGGAGGGCCTCTTCAAGAAACTGGCCCACGGCGAAGGTGCCGTGGCCCCGGAGGACGACGATCTTGTAGTCGCGGAGGGCCGGGGCTACCAGGGCGGCTGCCTCGCCCGAACCTATGGTCCTCTCCGCGCTTACCACCGGCACCCGGTGTAAGAGGTAGGAAGCCTCGGAGTCTACCGGAACTATCGCCTCCCGGGTAAGGGAGAGCACCACGGTGTAGGGGGGATGGGCGTGCACCACCGCCAGGGCGCTGGTCTCCTGGTAAATGGCCCGGTGTACCCGGATCTCGGAGGAGGCCAGGGCGATCCCGCTGTCGTTTTCAAAAAGCCCGGTTTCTACCACATCCTGCCGGCGAAGATGCCCCAGACGGGCCCCGCGGCGGGTAATAAGCACGCGGTCGCCCAGACGCACGCTGAGGTTGCCGGCGTGAGAACTTACCAGACCGGAAAGAAAAAGGTCCCGACCCACGCGCCTGAACTCGTCTAACACCTGTCCTTCTCCTTATCCTAACGACTTCCCACCCGGTGCACCCGGCAGTTCGGGTTCGCGCGCCAAACCAGCACTGCCCTCGAAAAAGTGGGGATCCGTCAGGCAATCTGGTCCTGGTTATGGAGCCAACAGGCCTTCCAGACCCAACTGCCGGATCTTCGCTGGCGCAGGGGATCCGTCCGGCCCCCAGTTACGGAAGCGGTAGTACTCCTGCAGCATGGCCGACAACTCTACCGGACGACCCCGGCCCGGCTCCGCCAAAAGCCGGGGAGGCAGGGTGTCGTCCCGGGGCCCGAAGCCCACCCTCAGATTATATGCTCGCTCCAGGTTCCAAATCCTCTCTCCCACCAGCTGAAGATCCTGAGCCCTCCAGTCCAGGCCGGTGGCCGCGCGCAGCAAGCGCGCAAAGTGTTCCTCGCTCAGGGCGAGCGCGGCGAATTTGCACACCACCAGGGAATCCAGGGCGGCGTGGTTATGCTGAAGATAGATGAGCAGCCCGGCCTTACCGACGGCCTGCAGCCGGTCCACCAGCTTGGGAATACCCAGGATTTCGGGTCCCAGCATGTTGGCCCGCAAGTGGCACCCGCCGCGATTGGAGGTGGCAAAGCCCAGTCCCTGGCCCTGAAGACCCCTGGGGTCGTAAGCGGGCAGTTCCATTCCCTTCACCTGCATGGCCAGTTCCGGCGCACCCCGGCGCGCGGCCAGAACCCGAGAACCCAGGGCCAGTTCCTCCCCCTCTGCTTCCCGGCGCGCAATCCGGGGGATGAGCTGCAGCACCTTGTCTCCCGCACCGAAGGTCAGGCCCTCCGGACCCAGGCCCCGGGAGGAGAGTTCCATGGCGCAGGCCAGG
Coding sequences:
- a CDS encoding aldolase, with translation MLDEFRRVGRDLFLSGLVSSHAGNLSVRLGDRVLITRRGARLGHLRRQDVVETGLFENDSGIALASSEIRVHRAIYQETSALAVVHAHPPYTVVLSLTREAIVPVDSEASYLLHRVPVVSAERTIGSGEAAALVAPALRDYKIVVLRGHGTFAVGQFLEEALQWTTCLEAASKILYLLELSGKEKREYRRGAEGYERW
- a CDS encoding amidohydrolase, whose product is MGSRFRFQAEKLKPQIIAWRRRIHQHPELGFQEWETGRLVAEVLKEAGLEVQTGIAGTGVVGVLWGNRRAKGIAVRADMDALPITERTDLPFASVRPGVMHACGHDAHVAIALGAACLLAEVRQELPGTVKLIFQPCEETPPGGALAMLRAGVLSNPAVDAVVALHVNPHLPVGAVGLKAGVAMASVDSFTLTVRGKSGHSSSPHLAVDAIVVAAHAVLALQSLPGRLINPLEPVVLSIGTVRGGVKSNVVAEEVVMTGTVRALSPEVRRQVPELMRRLLDGVALAYGASYELDYQEGYPLLVNDAELLGLVERSCRQVVGGERALRLPLPAMGSEDFAYFAQARPAVHFDLGVGKPQGPNYPWHHPCFDLDEEALPLGAALLAQICWDYLQDESGR